The DNA window GGGACGTACGGTGACGCCGGCCTCCTCCAACACATGCAGGTGCGCGGTCGGCACGTGCTCGTGGTCGAACGTCACCACGTCGCAGCCGTCGGTGAATCGCCGCAGGGTGTCGAGATCGGTGTAGTCCCCCACGACCGGATCGCGCACCACCTGCGCCGCTGACACGTCCGGCCCCTCGGCCAGCAGCCTGAAACGCACGCCGAGCGCGATCCCGGCCTGGTGCGTCATCCGCGCCAGCTGCCCGCCGCCGATCATGCCGACGGTCGGCACCCCTACGAGTTCCACCACGCTCGTGAGGCTATCGCGGCCACCCGTCCCGCCCGGCCAGGCGTGTCCCCGAATTCGCGCGCGGCGTGGCGGGGCTCGAACGGGAGTAGGCGAGGGCAGCGCGGAGTGCGGCGACCGGCCTGCTCACTTCCTGCAGCTGGCCGCTCGTCACCAACCACCGGATCTGCCCCGTCGCCTGCGTGATCGTGTGCCAGCCGATCTCCGCCCGGGCCACGTCACCTTGCGGGTGGCCGGCGACGATCGCCTCGAAGTCCGGCTCAGCCATCAGCATCCCGACGCCGGAGAGCTCGGACGCGGCCGATCCCGCGTACCACTGGCCGAAGTCGATGAGGCCCACCACGCGCAACTCGGCATCGACGAACAGGTGCTCCGGCGATACGTCCCCATGACACAACGCGAGAGCTGGCTCGACGGGGAAGGACTCCAGCACCTCGACCACCCGGTCGACCTCCGACGCGCTGAGTCCCGCAGCCGGCAGGTGCTGGGTGTCGGCGAGGACGTTCGCCAGATAGCGCTCCCGATGCGCGTCGGGATCGGCCCACCGGCCCTCCCCCTCGGGCTCCCACGCACCGGACGTCGGGATCGCGTTCAGGATCCCCAACGCTCGGCCGACCTCGCCCATCGCGGTCGAGCGCTGAGCGGGCGTGAGCTCCGGAAGGAGCTGCCCGAGCTGGCGACCGTTCGCCGCCCGGATCACCATCGCCGTACGCACATCGTCGCCGGTCTCGATCGACCGGATGTCCAGAACGTCGGGCACCGGCACGCCCGCGTCGCGTGCCCGGCCCATCGCCCAAGCCTCGTGGCGCACCAGGCTCGACGCCGTTCCTGGAAGCGAGACCCGCACGTACACAGCCGATCCGTCGACCAGCGTCACGTGGTGGACCTCGTTCTCGTCTCCCCTGATCAGCCGCTCCGCGGAGCCGCACCCATGCGCAAGAGGCCTCTACTCCGCCAGCTGGCTCGAACGGGAGTAGGCGGTGCTCGCGCGGATCGTCAAGGTGGGCGCGAGAACGGTCTCCGCATCCACGGGTTCGCCGTCCAGCTTGGCCATCGCGAGCTCCACCGCGCGCCGGCCGACGTCTTCCGCGGGTAGGGCGACGGCGGTGAGGTCGAGGCGTTCGGCGACCTCGTCCGGGCAGATCGCCACGACGGCGACGTCCGGCCGGAGGGTGTGGAGCCACGACTCGAGCGCCGGCACGTTCTGCACGATCACGCCGGTGACGTGGTCGTCCATCCTGGTGGCGACCTCGACACCTCGCGTGGCTGCCGCCGCGTGTGCCCCATCGGCGACGCGCGCCGTCGTCCCCACCAGGGCGACGTGGCGGTGACCGAGATCGGCCAGATGCGCGACGCACTTGGCGCCGGCCGCGTGGAAGTCGAGGTCGATGCAGGTGAGGTCGGTGGAGTCCCTGGGAGAGCCGATCAGTACCGCTGGGGTCTCCAGATCGCGGAGGAGCGGGAGGCGCTCGTCGTTGAGCTCGTCGTCCATCACGATGATCGCGTCGGCGAGAGAACTCCCCTGTACCCGTTGCAGTCCGCGCTCGCCTTCGCCCTGGGTGAGCAGCAGGACGTCGTGGTCGAACTGCCTCGCGCGAGCCGTGACGGCGGTGACGAAGCGCATGAGAACGGGGACGTGGACGCCCGTTCGCAGCGGGATGACGAGCGCGATGATGTTCGTTCGCCTGCTGGCCAAAGCTCGCGCCCCGGCGTGGGGTTGGTACCCGAGCGCCCGGATGCTCTCCTCGACCCGCCGCCGCACCTCCGGCGAGATCGGCCGCTTGCCGCTCAGCACGTACGAGACCGTGCTGGGCGCCACCTTCGCGTGCTTGGCCACATCGGCGATCTTGACCATCGCGGCCTCCCTCAAGGCGCGAGTCGAATCGCTTCGACCCAAGCGATCGTAGGCGCGCCCCGAACCTCCTGACAAGACTTGCCAGTGTCTGCCGGAGTCAGCCGCAGACCACCACGGTCAGACGTGATCCAGACCTCATGTCGCGCTGCTCACAACCGCACACACTCACCGGCCGGCGGGGTCTACTTTCGAGGCATGAGCCACGCTCCTGAGCACCGAACGGCCACCAACGTTCTCGTCATCGGCACCGGAGCCGCGGGGTTGCGGGCCGCGATCGAGCTTGCCGAACGCGGCACCCAGGTGCTCTGCGTCGGCAAGCGCCGCAAGGACGACGCCCACACGGTTCTCGCCGCCGGCGGCATCAATGCCGTGCTCGGGACGATGGATCCGGAGGACACCTGGCAGCAGCACGCCGCGGACACGATCCGCGAGTCGTACTGGCTCGCCGACCCGCGGACGGTCGAGCTGCTCGCCAAGGAGGCGCCGCGCGCGATCGACGATCTGGTCGGGTACGGCGCGGAGTTCCAGCGCGAGGAAGACGGCCGGCTGAGCCAGCGGTTCTTCGGCGCCCACAAGTACCGCCGTACCTGCTTCTCCGGCGACTACACCGGCCGGGAGATCCAACGTACGTTGGTGAAACGAGCCAACGAGCTCAACGTCCCGATCCGCGACGACCTCTACATCACCAAGCTGCTCGTGCACGACGGCCGCGTGTTCGGCGCGTACGGCTTCCGCATCGAGGACGGCAGCCGAACGGTGATCCTCGCCGACGCCGTGATCCTCGCGGCCGGCGGGCACACGCGCATCTGGCGCCGCTCCAGCAGCCGTCGCGACGAGAACACCGGCGACGCGATGCGCCTCGCGGCCGAGGCGGGCTGCCGGCTGCGCGACGTCGAGCTCGTGCAGTTCCACCCGACCGGCATGGTCTTTCCCGAGGACGCCGCCGGCACGCTCGTCACCGAGGCCGTCCGCGGCGAGGGCGGGATCCTGCGCAACTCGCAGGGCGAACGGTTCATGGAGCGGTACGACCCCGAGCGGCTCGAGCTGTCCACGCGGGACCGCGTCGCGCTCGCCAACTACACCGAGATCGCCGAGGGCCGCGGCTCCGAGCACGGCGGCGTACTCCTCGACGTCTCGCACCTGGATCGCGAGCTCGTGCTGCAGCGGCTGCCGCGGATGTACCGGCAGTTCGTCGACCTGCTCATGGTCGACATCACCCGCCAGCCGATGGAGGTCGCGCCGACCGCGCACTACTCGATGGGCGGCGTGTGGGTCGACCCGACGACGCACCAGACCGACGTCGAGGGGCTGTACGCGATCGGCGAGTGCGCGACCGGCGTGCACGGCGCGAACCGGCTGGGCGGCAACTCGCTCGTCGACTGCATCGTGTTCGGCCGGATCGTGGGCGCCGAGGCGGCGGAGTGGTCGGAGTCGCTCGACGTCCAGGTACGGGACCGCGCGGTGGTCGCGGCGGCGCAGGCGGAGGTCGACGAGATCCTCGCCCAGCGCGGCGAGGAGTTCGCGCGGCCGTTGCAGCGGGCGGTGCGGGACGTGATGAGCGAGCACTGCGGCGTCGTGCGTTCGGAGGACGGGCTGAATGCGGGGTTGACCAAGCTCGCCGCGGTCGAGGAGCGGGTGGCGGGGCTGGAGGTACGGCCGGACATCGCGGGGTACGACGACCTGGCGCACACGTTCGACCTCAAGGGCTCCCTGCTCGCCGCCCGCGCCACCCTGCAGACGGCGCTGGAACGGCGCGAGACCCGTGGGGCGCACAACCGTTCGGACTACCCGAACCTCGATCCCGCGCTGACCGTCAACCTGACCTGGCGCCTGGACGGCACCATCGCCCGCGAGACCGTGCCGGAGACGCCGGCCGAGATCGCCAAGCTGACGGAAGGCCCCGACCTCGCCGTCTCCGGCCGCCTGGCGGAGTAGCTCAGGTGCGGACGAACGTCAGGTCGTAGTCCTTGCGCCACGTGGTGCCCGCATCCTCCGACGCCTCCCAGCGGCCGAGGATGCGGTCCTGCTCGACGGCGGCGACGAAGCGCTGATGCATGTCCGGGTCCTCGCGGAGCAGCGTCCAGCGCGCGCCGTCGAACGTCATGGCGTACTCCCGGCAGGTGCCGCGATCGTCCTGGTGGAGGGCGGTCCAGCGGTCGTTCGGGTCGCTGCGACCGATGACCAGGGACAGCTCGGAGTGCACGTGCTCGCTGCCGGCGAACTGGACCCGTACGACCAGGAGCGACTCCCCGAGCCACTCGATCGTCGCGCTGCCCGGCACGGTGACGCCCGGCGGCTCCAGGAACCAGGCGTCGGACATCGTCGTCGTCCACACACCCTCGAGCCCTTCGAGTCTCGCCATCTCGGTGTTCCGCATCTGCTGCCCTCCGCCAAGTCCGCTGACGCCCGGAAGGCTAGCCCCGATCCGCGGACCATCGCGGCACTCGAGCACGGTAGGTGCCTCAGGGAACTATCAGGGGCGGAATCGGGGGCGTCGGCTCAGCCGTTGCCACAAAGGGCCGGTAGGCTCGGCGACTTGTCCGCCCCTGTCCGATGTCCGTGACTTCCCCCGAACTCGCCCCGAGGTCCCGCGTGAAGCTGCTCAAGTCGCTCTACGGCAAGGTCGACAAGCTCGCCCACGAGGTTGCCAAGTTCGGGATCATCGGCGCCGTCGCGTTCGTGGTCGACATGGGTGCGTTCAACCTGCTCCGGTACGACTTCGACGGCAGCGGGATCCTCCAGCACAAGCCGCTCACCGCGCGGGTCATCTCCGTCTGCCTCGCGACGATCGTCGCCTACTTCGGCAACCGGCACTGGACCTGGAAGAACCGCGAGCGCCGCGCGCTGCACTTCGAGTACAGCCTGTTCTTCGTGCTGAACGGTGTCGGCCTGGTCCTCAACCTGGCCGTCCTCGGGTTCGTGATCTACGTCCTCAACCTGCACGACCCGCTCTCGAACAACCTCGCCAACCTGTTCGGCATCGGCTGCGGCACAATCTTCCGCTTCTGGTCCTACCGCCGCTTCCTGTTCCGCGAGGTCTCCGCCCCGTCCAAGGGCCCGGAGGAAGAGACCGAGGTCAAGCTCTCCTCGGCCGCCTGAGGCAGGAACACCGCGAAGACGGCCGGCCGCCGCGAGATCAGCTCCAGCCGCCCGCCGTCCGCCTCGGCCAGATCACGCGCCACCGCAAGCCCCAGTCCCGTACCGCGCCGCCCGCTGACGGCGCGTTCGAAGACGCGCTGGCCGAGCGCCTCCGGGATCCCCGGCCCGTCGTCGGCCACCTCGACCACCGCCGAGCCACCCGCTGACCGCCGCCGCACCCGCACCGTGCCGCGGCCGTGGTGCAGGGCGTTCTCCAGCAACGTCGCCAGCACCAGCCCCAGCGTCCCAGGCCCCGCCGACACCGCCAGCCCGTCGACCCCGAGCACCTCCAGACGCCGGCCCACCGCGTCGAACGCCGGCCGCCACTCCGCGAGCTGCTGGTCCACCACCGAGTCCACCGGCACCACGATCCGCCGCGCCGAGTGCGTGTCGCGGGAACGCGTCAGCAGCCGATCGACGACCTGCGACAGCCGTTCGACCTGCCCCAGCGCGATCCGCGCCTCCTCGCGGACGACGTCCGGCGAGTCGGTCGCGAGGATCTCCTCCAGCCGCATCGACAACGCGGTCAACGGCGTCCGCAGCTGGTGCGACGCGTCCTGGGACAGCTGGCGCTCGGCCGCGAGCATCTCCGCGATCCGGTCCGCGCTCTGGTCGAGGACCTCGGCGACCCGGTCGAGCTCGGGGACGTCGTACCGCGCGCTCGGCGTCCGTACCGCGCCCGAGCCCACCCGCTCCGCCGCGTCGGCGAGCAGGACGAGCGAACGGGACAGCCGCCGCGCCTGCCAGATCCCCAGCGCCGCCGCGGCCAGCATCGCCAGCACCCCGAACGCCGCGAGCGCGAGCCACAACGTGTGGACCTCGCCCTCGACCGCCGACCGCGGCTCCAGCACCTGCACGCGGACGCCGTCGCGGCTGACCGCCTCGGCGGAGATCGACTCGGCCGCGGGCACGGTCGGCCCGAACGCCAGCAGCAGGTCCTCCTCGTGCCACACCAGCACGCGCTCGCCGTCGTGCGCGGCCGCCGCGACCGCGGCACGCGTGACCGGCCGCTGCTGCTCGAGCAGGACGTCGACCGCGCTGGCGACGCGCTGGGCGTCGAGCTCGATCCGTTCGAACCGCCCGGCCTGCAGGTAGCGCTGCCCGAACACCGCGATCGGCAGCCCGAACAGCACGGCCGCGACGATCGCGATCACCACGGTCGTGATGACGAGCCGGCGCCGCATCCGGTCCTACGCGTCGCGCTCGAAGCGGAAGCCCACGCCTCGTACCGTCGTGATGAACTTCGGGTCCGACGCGTCGTCGCCGAGCTTGCGTCGCAGCCACGACACGTGCATGTCGAGCGTCTTCGTCGAGGACCACCAGGTCGTGTCCCAGACCTCGCGCATCAGCTGGTCGCGTGTGACGACCCGGCCGCTCTCGCGCAGCAGCACGCGGAGCAGGTCGAACTCCTTCGCGGTCAGCTGCAGCTCGGCGCCGTCCAGCCAGGCGCGCCGCGACTCGGCGTCGATGCGTACGCCGTTTCCGTCGGTCCACTGCTCGCCGGTGCCGCGGCGCAGCAGTGCCCTGACACGGGCCAGCAGCTCCGCGAGGCGGAACGGCTTGGTCACGTAGTCGTCGGCCCCGGCGTCCAGGCCCACGACCGTGTCGACCTCGTCGGCGCGGGCGGTGAGGACGAGGACGGGCATCCGGCTGCCGTCGGCACGGAGCCTCCGGCACACCTCCAGGCCGTCGAGATCGGGCAGGCCAAGGTCGAGGACGACGAGGTCGAATCCGCCGCCTCGCACCTGGCCGAGTGCGTCTTCGCCCTCGGCGGTGACCGCGACGTCGTACCCCTCGCGCCGGAGTGCCCGGGCGAGCGGATCGGAGATCGAGGCGTCGTCCTCGGCGAGCATGACCCGCGTCATAGGAGCGATCGTACGACCGTTGCCCCCGTTGCCGTGGGAAGAGCCTGGTCGTACGTCACCGAACGCGTACGCTCGGCGCGGTGAAGAGCCCGATGCTGCGGCGTATCCGCCGGATCTGCGCGGCCTTCCCGGAGGTGGCCGAGGTGCCAGGGCCCGACGTGCTGAACTTCCGGGTCCGCGGCCGCGGCTTCGCCGTGTACTGGTCGCACTGGTTCTCCGACCCCCGCCCAGCGGTGTGGTGCAAGGCCCCGCCGGGAGCGCAGGAGGAGATGATCATCGCCGACCCGGAGCGCTTCTTCGTCCCCGCGTACAACGGCCGCCACGGCTGGATCGGCATCCGCCTCGAGCCCCCGCCCGACGACTGGGACGAGCTGACCGCGATGCTCGAGGTGGCCTACCGGCTGACGGCGCCGAAGCGGCTACTCGGTCCGTGACAGGCCAGGCCCGCTGATCGAGCCGACCAGCCGCTGGCGCCCGCCGTCGGCGGTCTCGGAGGTCCAGGCCACCGTCGACCCGCCGATCACGACGCTGGAGCCCTTGGCGGCGAGGACGTGCAGGCAGCCGCGCCGTACGTCGAGCACGTACGCGCCGTTGGCCTCGCCGCTGCCGTCGCCGAAGCCGACCAGGCCCCTGTCGGCGCTGAGCCAGCCGAGCTGCTCGCCCTCGGGCGCGATCGTCAGCACGGGTTCGTCGGCGGTCCGCCGCACCTGGACGGTGCTGTCGGTGAGCGCCCAGGCGACACTGTCGCCGTCGGCGGCGAGGAACTGGACTCCGGGTCCGGTCTCGGACCGCTGGACGGTCTCGGTCCTGCCGGTACGCAGCGACAGGCGGTGGATCGCGTAGCCCGGCCGAGAGGCGTTCTCGCCGTCGAAGTCGACGTAGTAGAGCCACGAGCCGGTGACGGCGGGGAGGATCGCGTTCGCCACGACGAGCCGCTCGGGCGCCGACGCGTCGACGGGTCGAGCGTGGATGCCGACGACGGGACGCTTGCCGGCGACGCCACGGCGCGCCTCCGCCCAATAGACCGTGCCCTCGTGCAACCGGGGAATGGTGTAGCCAGGCACGGTGGGCTTGAGCCCTTGGGCGTCGACCGGCTTGGCCGCGGCGAGGCGGGTGATCGCACCGGTCTCGCGGTCGGCCGCGACGAGCGTCCAGTCCGACACGTCCAAGGTGGTGCTGGTCTCTTGCTGCCAGACGACATGGTCGCGGTCGAGGTCGGCGAACACGGTGTGGGTACCGGGTTGAAGGTCGTCCTTACCCCGAACGAGTTGCTCGCGGCCGGTCGCCGGGTCGAGCACCGCCAACGTCCCTGGCAGAGAGGTCGGCGCGCCGCCGCCGGTTCCGACGGTCTCCGTGCGGCCGCGCTCGATCAACAGCTCGCCCGTCGGACCGGCGGCGAGCAGATCGGCCTTGGCAGGGAACAGCTTGCCCGTGGTCAAGAGGTCGGCGGCACCGTTCGAAGCCTTGGCCACGCTCAGCGTCGTGCCGGTCCCGCCGCACGAGACCGGCGGCGCCGGTGCGGCCACGCTCTTCACACTGCCGGTGTCCGCGGCGCAGGCGGTCACGGCGAACGCCGTGACCGCCACCGCGAGGAGCTTGACTACCACACGATCATCTCGCTGGGCCCGACGAACAGGTTGGCGAAGCTGTTGGAGTAGTGGCTGAAGTACGGCTGCACGTTGACGTTGCTCCACACGTTCGTCGCCGGGTCGACGAAGTGGGTCTTGCTGACGTTCTCGTTGTGACCGCGCGCGACCACCCAGTGGTAGATGGGCTTGTGCTCCGGGTGGTTGTTGTAGTGCCGCTGGTGGGCCGGCTCGTACGTCGCCACCGCGACGCCGTAGCCCTTGCCGATGTTGTTCTTGATCTTGGCCTTGAACTCCGCGGACGTGGGATTGTTCAGGATGTTGAACCAGTTGTGGCCGATCCACTTGTTGATGCCCTTGCGCATGTCCGCGGCCTGCGTGCCGTTGCCGTCGTTGGCGTCGAGATAGGGCTCTCCCGCGAGCCTGCTCTGGGTGAGCGCCGAGCCCGCCGGCGCGGAGTTGGTCGTCGAGATCTTTCCGTAGTGCTTCATCCCCTTGATCAGGATGTACGCCGTGGCCGGGCCGCACCAG is part of the Tenggerimyces flavus genome and encodes:
- a CDS encoding phosphotransferase family protein; translation: MIRGDENEVHHVTLVDGSAVYVRVSLPGTASSLVRHEAWAMGRARDAGVPVPDVLDIRSIETGDDVRTAMVIRAANGRQLGQLLPELTPAQRSTAMGEVGRALGILNAIPTSGAWEPEGEGRWADPDAHRERYLANVLADTQHLPAAGLSASEVDRVVEVLESFPVEPALALCHGDVSPEHLFVDAELRVVGLIDFGQWYAGSAASELSGVGMLMAEPDFEAIVAGHPQGDVARAEIGWHTITQATGQIRWLVTSGQLQEVSRPVAALRAALAYSRSSPATPRANSGTRLAGRDGWPR
- a CDS encoding LacI family DNA-binding transcriptional regulator is translated as MVKIADVAKHAKVAPSTVSYVLSGKRPISPEVRRRVEESIRALGYQPHAGARALASRRTNIIALVIPLRTGVHVPVLMRFVTAVTARARQFDHDVLLLTQGEGERGLQRVQGSSLADAIIVMDDELNDERLPLLRDLETPAVLIGSPRDSTDLTCIDLDFHAAGAKCVAHLADLGHRHVALVGTTARVADGAHAAAATRGVEVATRMDDHVTGVIVQNVPALESWLHTLRPDVAVVAICPDEVAERLDLTAVALPAEDVGRRAVELAMAKLDGEPVDAETVLAPTLTIRASTAYSRSSQLAE
- a CDS encoding FAD-dependent oxidoreductase codes for the protein MSHAPEHRTATNVLVIGTGAAGLRAAIELAERGTQVLCVGKRRKDDAHTVLAAGGINAVLGTMDPEDTWQQHAADTIRESYWLADPRTVELLAKEAPRAIDDLVGYGAEFQREEDGRLSQRFFGAHKYRRTCFSGDYTGREIQRTLVKRANELNVPIRDDLYITKLLVHDGRVFGAYGFRIEDGSRTVILADAVILAAGGHTRIWRRSSSRRDENTGDAMRLAAEAGCRLRDVELVQFHPTGMVFPEDAAGTLVTEAVRGEGGILRNSQGERFMERYDPERLELSTRDRVALANYTEIAEGRGSEHGGVLLDVSHLDRELVLQRLPRMYRQFVDLLMVDITRQPMEVAPTAHYSMGGVWVDPTTHQTDVEGLYAIGECATGVHGANRLGGNSLVDCIVFGRIVGAEAAEWSESLDVQVRDRAVVAAAQAEVDEILAQRGEEFARPLQRAVRDVMSEHCGVVRSEDGLNAGLTKLAAVEERVAGLEVRPDIAGYDDLAHTFDLKGSLLAARATLQTALERRETRGAHNRSDYPNLDPALTVNLTWRLDGTIARETVPETPAEIAKLTEGPDLAVSGRLAE
- a CDS encoding GtrA family protein; translation: MKLLKSLYGKVDKLAHEVAKFGIIGAVAFVVDMGAFNLLRYDFDGSGILQHKPLTARVISVCLATIVAYFGNRHWTWKNRERRALHFEYSLFFVLNGVGLVLNLAVLGFVIYVLNLHDPLSNNLANLFGIGCGTIFRFWSYRRFLFREVSAPSKGPEEETEVKLSSAA
- a CDS encoding sensor histidine kinase, which produces MRRRLVITTVVIAIVAAVLFGLPIAVFGQRYLQAGRFERIELDAQRVASAVDVLLEQQRPVTRAAVAAAAHDGERVLVWHEEDLLLAFGPTVPAAESISAEAVSRDGVRVQVLEPRSAVEGEVHTLWLALAAFGVLAMLAAAALGIWQARRLSRSLVLLADAAERVGSGAVRTPSARYDVPELDRVAEVLDQSADRIAEMLAAERQLSQDASHQLRTPLTALSMRLEEILATDSPDVVREEARIALGQVERLSQVVDRLLTRSRDTHSARRIVVPVDSVVDQQLAEWRPAFDAVGRRLEVLGVDGLAVSAGPGTLGLVLATLLENALHHGRGTVRVRRRSAGGSAVVEVADDGPGIPEALGQRVFERAVSGRRGTGLGLAVARDLAEADGGRLELISRRPAVFAVFLPQAAEESLTSVSSSGPLDGAETSRNRKRR
- a CDS encoding response regulator transcription factor; the protein is MTRVMLAEDDASISDPLARALRREGYDVAVTAEGEDALGQVRGGGFDLVVLDLGLPDLDGLEVCRRLRADGSRMPVLVLTARADEVDTVVGLDAGADDYVTKPFRLAELLARVRALLRRGTGEQWTDGNGVRIDAESRRAWLDGAELQLTAKEFDLLRVLLRESGRVVTRDQLMREVWDTTWWSSTKTLDMHVSWLRRKLGDDASDPKFITTVRGVGFRFERDA
- a CDS encoding MmcQ/YjbR family DNA-binding protein; protein product: MKSPMLRRIRRICAAFPEVAEVPGPDVLNFRVRGRGFAVYWSHWFSDPRPAVWCKAPPGAQEEMIIADPERFFVPAYNGRHGWIGIRLEPPPDDWDELTAMLEVAYRLTAPKRLLGP
- a CDS encoding C39 family peptidase encodes the protein MRKRSIKRLGIALVAGAAAFSMLGAPAYAASADEASRAAATPAKTLTGLTHVAQGTSYWCGPATAYILIKGMKHYGKISTTNSAPAGSALTQSRLAGEPYLDANDGNGTQAADMRKGINKWIGHNWFNILNNPTSAEFKAKIKNNIGKGYGVAVATYEPAHQRHYNNHPEHKPIYHWVVARGHNENVSKTHFVDPATNVWSNVNVQPYFSHYSNSFANLFVGPSEMIVW